The Candidatus Acetothermia bacterium genome has a segment encoding these proteins:
- the rsmI gene encoding 16S rRNA (cytidine(1402)-2'-O)-methyltransferase, with protein sequence MAGILYICSTPIGNLEDVTLRVLRILREVDVIVGEDSRRTRRLLAHYGIHTPFAPSLYQGVEAERVEGVLRLLREGKDVALVSDAGTPLISDPGYPLVRACVREGIPVVPIPGPTAAVAALVASGLPPDRFLFLGHLPRPIGPRRRVLEGLRDLDCTAVAYDSPHRIVATLGILAELYPDRPVVVARELTKLHEEFVRGTAQEVHAALMARGEVKGEVVVLIGSARPTPPSTPEAVRDLYHGLLAQGLTPKEARAETARRLGVPRRTVYRGIHGPPPVEGDEALG encoded by the coding sequence GTGGCCGGTATCCTGTACATCTGTTCCACCCCCATCGGGAACTTGGAAGACGTGACCCTGCGGGTGCTGCGGATCCTCCGCGAGGTGGACGTGATCGTGGGGGAGGACTCCCGCCGCACGCGGAGGCTCCTCGCCCACTACGGCATCCACACCCCGTTCGCCCCGAGCCTCTACCAGGGGGTGGAGGCGGAGCGGGTGGAAGGGGTGCTCCGCCTCCTCCGGGAAGGGAAGGATGTAGCCCTCGTTTCGGATGCGGGGACCCCCCTCATTTCCGACCCTGGGTATCCCTTAGTACGGGCATGTGTTCGGGAAGGGATTCCCGTGGTGCCCATCCCCGGTCCCACCGCGGCGGTGGCCGCCCTGGTGGCCTCAGGCCTTCCCCCCGACCGGTTCTTGTTCCTCGGGCACCTTCCCCGCCCGATCGGGCCCCGCCGGCGGGTACTGGAAGGCCTTCGGGACCTGGACTGCACCGCGGTTGCCTACGACTCCCCACACCGGATCGTGGCCACCTTGGGCATCCTGGCCGAGCTGTACCCTGACCGGCCGGTGGTGGTGGCCCGGGAGCTCACCAAGCTTCACGAGGAGTTCGTGCGCGGGACGGCTCAGGAGGTCCACGCGGCCCTGATGGCCCGCGGGGAGGTGAAGGGGGAGGTGGTGGTCCTCATCGGTTCCGCTCGGCCAACCCCACCCTCCACCCCGGAGGCCGTCCGCGACCTCTACCACGGGCTCCTTGCCCAAGGCCTCACCCCGAAGGAGGCGCGGGCCGAGACGGCCCGGCGGTTGGGAGTTCCCCGGCGCACCGTATACCGGGGCATCCACGGCCCCCCTCCGGTGGAGGGGGACGAAGCCCTTGGCTAA
- the feoB gene encoding ferrous iron transport protein B: MNVRRIALVGQPNSGKSTLFNALVGWRAVASNFPGTTVEILRGGSHMAGQPVEVVDLPGTYSLSSGDRAEEVTRAFLTSGEVDAVVHAIDASLLSRSLELTLELAELAIPMVLCLNMMDEARRKGVAVDQEKLAQLLGVPVVATVATRGVGLPALLAALPNARPANPPRYSADVEQALTTVENALASVHTGLPPRYMAIQALAGAPLPDVPPAATAQVHAVREALARTRGEDPALVLADERHAQAVRTFEAVAQVTHAHLDWRDQADSVLMHRYLGYPILGLVLFALFWIVFQVGSTLERLLREPLSGLTEALAGAVGPGAWGQVAVGAMEGLWAGLALVLPYLVPFLLLLALLEDVGYLPRAAFLLDGLMHRMGLHGKSVIPFLLGYGCSVPAVLATRILEDDRDRLVTAALAVMVPCAGRAIVVFGLVGRFMGPLVALGLYLLNAAVIAVSGTLLRRFLPGMGPGLILEIPPYRRPGGRTTLGKVWLRLRDFVAVAWPLLVGTSAVFALAEALGWAGGLNAGVRFLTWPLGLPPEAGVPLVFGLLRKELSLVMLTQAFGTADLSAVLAPGQMVIFTVFVLFYMPCVATLAALGRELGPRRTGLVFLGTTGVALLVGLLLRGLASLA, encoded by the coding sequence GTGAACGTCCGTCGCATCGCCCTCGTCGGCCAGCCCAACTCCGGAAAATCCACCCTGTTCAACGCCCTCGTGGGCTGGCGCGCCGTGGCCTCCAACTTCCCCGGCACCACCGTGGAAATCCTGCGGGGAGGGTCCCACATGGCCGGCCAACCAGTGGAGGTCGTGGACCTCCCCGGCACCTACTCCCTGTCCTCCGGCGACCGGGCCGAGGAAGTGACCCGGGCCTTCCTCACCTCCGGCGAAGTGGACGCCGTAGTCCACGCGATCGACGCGTCCCTCCTCTCCCGGTCCCTTGAGCTTACCCTGGAGCTCGCCGAACTGGCGATCCCAATGGTGCTGTGCCTCAACATGATGGACGAGGCACGGCGCAAAGGCGTCGCCGTCGACCAGGAGAAGCTGGCCCAGCTCCTTGGGGTACCGGTGGTGGCCACGGTGGCCACCCGGGGGGTAGGCCTCCCCGCCCTCCTCGCCGCCCTGCCCAACGCCCGTCCCGCCAACCCACCCCGCTATTCGGCCGACGTGGAGCAAGCGTTGACCACAGTGGAGAACGCCTTGGCCTCCGTCCATACCGGCCTTCCCCCGAGGTACATGGCGATCCAGGCCCTGGCTGGAGCCCCACTCCCAGACGTCCCCCCCGCGGCCACGGCCCAAGTCCACGCGGTGCGGGAGGCCCTGGCCCGAACCCGGGGCGAGGACCCCGCCCTCGTGCTCGCCGACGAACGCCACGCCCAAGCGGTGCGCACCTTCGAGGCCGTGGCCCAGGTGACCCACGCCCACCTGGACTGGCGGGACCAGGCCGACTCGGTCCTCATGCACCGCTACCTGGGCTACCCCATCCTGGGGTTGGTCCTGTTCGCCCTGTTCTGGATCGTGTTTCAGGTGGGGAGCACCCTGGAGAGGCTCCTCCGGGAACCCCTTTCCGGGCTGACCGAGGCGTTGGCCGGGGCGGTGGGGCCGGGGGCATGGGGGCAGGTGGCGGTGGGGGCGATGGAAGGGCTGTGGGCCGGGCTCGCCCTCGTGCTCCCCTACCTCGTGCCGTTCCTTCTCCTCCTCGCCCTCCTCGAGGACGTGGGGTACCTGCCCCGGGCCGCGTTCCTCCTGGACGGGCTCATGCACCGCATGGGCCTGCACGGCAAAAGCGTGATCCCGTTCCTCCTCGGCTACGGCTGCTCGGTACCGGCGGTCCTGGCCACCCGGATCCTCGAGGACGATCGGGACCGTCTGGTCACCGCGGCGCTCGCGGTGATGGTGCCCTGCGCCGGTCGGGCCATCGTGGTGTTTGGGCTCGTGGGCCGGTTCATGGGCCCGCTTGTGGCGTTGGGGTTGTACCTCCTAAACGCCGCGGTGATCGCCGTTTCGGGCACACTGCTCCGGCGGTTCCTACCGGGGATGGGGCCTGGGTTGATCCTGGAAATCCCCCCCTATCGGCGGCCGGGGGGCCGCACCACCTTGGGCAAGGTGTGGCTGCGGCTGCGGGATTTTGTGGCCGTGGCCTGGCCCCTCCTCGTTGGGACGAGCGCCGTGTTCGCCCTGGCCGAGGCCCTGGGATGGGCAGGGGGCCTGAACGCCGGTGTACGGTTCCTCACGTGGCCGCTGGGCCTGCCCCCGGAGGCAGGGGTGCCCCTCGTGTTCGGCCTCCTCCGTAAAGAGCTCTCCCTCGTGATGCTCACCCAAGCCTTTGGCACGGCCGACCTCTCCGCCGTCCTTGCTCCAGGGCAGATGGTGATCTTCACTGTGTTCGTTCTGTTCTACATGCCGTGTGTGGCCACCTTGGCCGCCCTGGGGCGGGAACTGGGGCCCCGGCGCACCGGCCTTGTCTTCCTCGGCACCACCGGGGTCGCGCTCCTCGTGGGGCTTCTCCTTCGGGGCTTGGCGTCCCTGGCCTAG
- a CDS encoding GNAT family N-acetyltransferase: MCALHIREFAGTAYVLRRYVAEVAGRIVGHGVYHHMPHRFHPGRFWMWVEVHPAHQRQGIGTLLYDRILADLLGLGAVLINTSARETMPGSIAFLENRGFREAMRSWESRLDVQSFDFAPFQGYTKRMDREGITITTLAEEKERDPKWLEKAYDLHTTAMADVPAHTPYTPPPMDEFVRNLIEHPNTLLDGYFVAKDGDRYIGESFLSRNKEEPEHLYQGLTGVRREYRGRGVAVALKLKTIEYARDHGYRLIKTWNATTNERMLAINVRLGFVRQPAWIEFEKSLAGTG; encoded by the coding sequence ATGTGCGCTCTCCATATCCGGGAATTTGCGGGAACCGCGTACGTGCTCCGGCGGTACGTGGCGGAGGTGGCCGGCCGGATCGTGGGCCACGGGGTCTACCACCACATGCCCCACCGCTTCCATCCCGGGCGGTTTTGGATGTGGGTCGAGGTCCACCCTGCCCACCAACGGCAGGGGATCGGTACCCTCCTCTATGACCGGATCCTCGCCGACCTTCTGGGGCTCGGGGCCGTGCTCATCAACACCTCGGCCCGGGAGACGATGCCCGGGAGCATCGCCTTCCTCGAGAACCGCGGGTTCCGCGAGGCGATGCGAAGCTGGGAGTCCCGCCTTGACGTACAAAGCTTTGACTTCGCCCCGTTTCAGGGGTACACCAAGCGCATGGATCGGGAGGGCATCACCATCACCACCCTGGCCGAGGAGAAGGAGCGGGACCCGAAGTGGCTGGAGAAGGCGTACGATCTCCACACCACGGCGATGGCCGACGTCCCCGCGCACACGCCGTACACGCCCCCACCCATGGACGAGTTCGTACGCAACCTCATCGAGCACCCCAACACCCTGCTCGACGGGTACTTCGTGGCCAAGGACGGGGACCGCTACATCGGGGAGAGCTTCCTCAGCCGGAACAAGGAGGAGCCGGAGCACCTGTATCAGGGCCTGACCGGGGTGCGGCGGGAGTACCGCGGCCGGGGGGTGGCGGTGGCCCTCAAGCTCAAGACCATCGAGTACGCGCGGGACCACGGCTACAGGCTGATCAAGACGTGGAATGCCACCACCAACGAGCGGATGCTGGCGATCAACGTTCGGCTTGGGTTCGTGCGCCAGCCGGCGTGGATCGAGTTCGAGAAGAGCCTCGCAGGCACGGGATGA
- a CDS encoding metal ABC transporter permease — MWGLILPSLVGSVLAGGLSGLLGVCALRLQLSSVGFAMAHAAFAGAALALLVPVPPVVLSLLFALAVAALLGPAAEYTRLPAEVVLGVAFPLTMALGFVFLALAPGEAMASPALSLLWGSLLGVGWRDVALLAGVLGGSALFIGLFRREVLSVLLERRLAEEAGVPARPYLWLILFLIAAAVAVSLKLVGGMLVYSLLMLPASAASQLVWDMKKLLVLSPILGALFALGGLGVSLALDLPAGASIALVAATGFALATVFSPKRRRPNPTPN; from the coding sequence ATGTGGGGCTTGATCCTCCCAAGTCTTGTGGGGAGCGTCCTCGCGGGTGGGCTGTCCGGGCTCCTCGGGGTATGCGCCCTGAGGCTTCAGCTTTCGTCGGTGGGGTTCGCCATGGCCCACGCCGCGTTCGCCGGGGCCGCCCTGGCCCTCCTCGTTCCCGTGCCCCCGGTGGTGCTGTCCCTCCTCTTCGCCCTGGCGGTGGCGGCCCTGCTCGGGCCGGCGGCAGAGTACACCCGGCTTCCGGCGGAGGTGGTGTTGGGGGTGGCCTTCCCCCTCACCATGGCCTTGGGGTTCGTGTTCCTGGCCCTGGCCCCCGGCGAGGCCATGGCCTCCCCGGCCCTGTCCCTCCTTTGGGGGAGCCTCCTTGGGGTGGGCTGGCGCGACGTGGCCCTCCTCGCCGGGGTCCTGGGGGGGAGCGCCCTCTTCATCGGTCTCTTTCGCCGGGAGGTCCTCTCCGTGCTCCTCGAGCGGAGGCTGGCCGAGGAGGCGGGAGTTCCGGCCCGCCCGTACCTGTGGCTGATCCTGTTTTTGATTGCCGCGGCGGTGGCGGTGTCCCTGAAGCTCGTGGGGGGAATGTTGGTCTACTCCCTCCTCATGCTCCCGGCCTCGGCGGCCAGCCAGCTCGTGTGGGACATGAAAAAGCTCCTCGTCCTCTCTCCCATCCTTGGGGCCCTGTTCGCCCTCGGGGGTCTTGGGGTGTCGCTGGCCCTGGACCTCCCGGCGGGGGCGTCCATCGCCCTGGTGGCGGCGACCGGGTTCGCCCTGGCCACGGTCTTCTCCCCCAAACGCCGCCGTCCCAACCCCACCCCGAACTAG
- a CDS encoding N-acetylmuramoyl-L-alanine amidase, producing MPRLHVLVLVVILFLLTLGLTGSLRQPLTRPGAVVVVVDAGHGDHDSGAVVAGVKEKDVNLAIALHLFALARWEPRLEVVLTRASDRYVELKDRVGLADQVGAALYLSIHANASADKGICGVETWVDSTRRPDDPSFRLAAEVQQALVRATGATDRGVRSQPLYLSRTKLPAVLVEVGYLTCPEERDRLTSSLYQGKVARGILQGILAFLGGP from the coding sequence ATGCCGCGGCTGCACGTGCTGGTCCTGGTGGTGATCCTGTTCCTCCTCACCCTCGGCCTCACCGGAAGCCTCCGCCAACCCCTCACCCGACCGGGCGCGGTCGTGGTGGTGGTGGACGCCGGACACGGTGATCACGACTCGGGCGCGGTCGTGGCCGGGGTGAAAGAAAAGGACGTGAACCTGGCCATTGCCCTGCACCTCTTTGCCCTCGCCCGGTGGGAGCCGCGGCTGGAGGTGGTCCTGACCCGGGCCTCCGATCGGTACGTCGAGCTGAAAGACCGGGTCGGCCTGGCCGACCAGGTGGGGGCGGCCCTGTACCTGTCCATCCACGCCAACGCGTCCGCGGACAAGGGGATCTGCGGGGTGGAGACGTGGGTGGACAGCACCCGCCGGCCCGACGACCCGAGCTTTCGCTTGGCGGCCGAGGTCCAGCAGGCGCTGGTACGCGCCACCGGGGCCACCGACCGCGGCGTGCGATCCCAGCCCCTGTACCTCAGCCGCACCAAGCTCCCGGCGGTGCTGGTGGAGGTGGGCTACCTCACCTGCCCCGAGGAACGCGATCGGCTTACCTCGTCCCTGTACCAGGGAAAGGTCGCCCGCGGCATCTTGCAGGGCATCCTCGCCTTCCTCGGCGGACCTTGA
- a CDS encoding Mut7-C ubiquitin/RNAse domain-containing protein, producing the protein MSEQGLSTAYFRFYAELNDFLPAEQRQRTIPYSFPGAPAVKDAIEALGVPHVEVDLILVGGESVGFSHRLSPGDRVAVYPMFESLDVSGLSRLRGRPLRRPTFVVDVHLGKLARLLRLLGFDTLHTNHYQDDVIVAIAAREGRILLTRDRELLKHNAVTHGYWIRSTQPVQQAREVVRRFDLAGQVQPFQRCMACNGLLKPVAKAEVLPRIPPRVAAWRDEYLLCSGCGKLYWEGSHYPKLEAHIAQILGEASDRADGG; encoded by the coding sequence GTGTCCGAGCAGGGCCTGAGCACGGCGTACTTCCGATTCTATGCGGAGTTGAACGACTTCCTGCCAGCTGAGCAGCGGCAGCGCACCATTCCCTACAGCTTCCCCGGTGCCCCGGCGGTGAAGGACGCCATCGAGGCCCTGGGTGTGCCCCACGTGGAGGTCGACCTGATTTTGGTGGGCGGGGAGTCGGTGGGATTCTCGCACCGGTTAAGCCCGGGCGATCGGGTGGCCGTGTACCCGATGTTCGAGAGCCTGGACGTCTCCGGCCTCTCCCGGCTGCGAGGGAGGCCGCTCCGACGGCCCACGTTCGTCGTCGACGTCCACCTCGGCAAGCTCGCCCGCCTGCTGCGGCTCCTCGGGTTCGACACCCTTCACACGAACCACTACCAAGACGACGTGATCGTGGCCATCGCCGCGCGGGAGGGGCGGATTCTGCTGACCCGCGATCGTGAGCTCCTGAAGCACAATGCTGTGACCCATGGGTACTGGATTCGCTCCACCCAGCCCGTGCAGCAAGCCCGGGAGGTGGTGCGGCGGTTCGACCTCGCCGGGCAGGTACAGCCGTTCCAGCGGTGCATGGCCTGCAACGGCCTTCTCAAGCCGGTGGCCAAGGCCGAGGTCCTGCCGCGGATTCCGCCCCGGGTCGCGGCGTGGCGGGACGAGTACCTGCTTTGTTCAGGCTGCGGCAAGCTCTACTGGGAAGGCTCGCACTACCCCAAACTGGAGGCGCACATCGCCCAGATCCTCGGGGAAGCGTCGGATCGGGCGGATGGAGGCTGA
- a CDS encoding C45 family peptidase produces MRAVPVLDLAGEPYEVGYEHGRRAKALIEHNLDLYFRRFRDELGLSRDEVLRRARVHLERIRTGFSGYAAMVGGLAAGSGLPLLPLMALNARYELFYGEFVRQGLGGSACTAFAALPEHVQEGHLILGENWDWFPGVAELWLRIRGEDLAVLCFTEAGIAGGKIGLNSAGVGLCVTGLVSHLDRWEREGVPFHVRCWQVLNARTLDEAVATVESDGSPGSANFLLGQAGRPGQGAAVDLERAPTGALRWEPQQGFLVHANHFLAPERLGLVQPLAEERHSTYLRQARLTELLGHAAAQGPIAAEALQDFLRDHLGFPDSVCRHPSPAFPDHAQYHTVLSVIIDLHARRLWHTAGPPCRSGYSEVALAEP; encoded by the coding sequence ATGAGGGCCGTTCCCGTCCTCGACCTGGCCGGCGAACCGTACGAGGTGGGTTATGAGCACGGTCGCCGGGCCAAGGCCCTGATCGAGCACAACCTAGACCTGTACTTCCGCCGGTTTCGGGACGAACTGGGGCTGTCGCGGGACGAGGTCCTGCGGCGGGCGCGGGTCCACCTCGAACGCATCCGGACGGGGTTCTCCGGCTACGCGGCGATGGTTGGCGGTTTGGCCGCCGGGTCTGGCCTGCCCCTCCTCCCCCTGATGGCGCTCAACGCCCGGTACGAGCTCTTCTACGGGGAGTTCGTGCGCCAGGGGCTGGGCGGGAGCGCGTGCACCGCGTTCGCTGCCCTGCCCGAGCACGTCCAGGAGGGACACCTGATCCTGGGGGAGAACTGGGACTGGTTCCCCGGGGTGGCCGAGCTGTGGCTGCGGATCCGAGGGGAGGACCTCGCAGTCCTGTGCTTCACCGAGGCCGGGATCGCCGGGGGCAAGATCGGGCTCAACTCGGCCGGGGTGGGCCTATGCGTGACCGGCCTCGTGTCCCACCTCGACCGCTGGGAACGGGAGGGTGTCCCGTTCCACGTGCGGTGCTGGCAGGTCTTGAACGCCCGCACCTTGGACGAGGCAGTGGCAACGGTGGAGTCAGACGGATCTCCTGGATCGGCCAACTTCCTCCTCGGGCAGGCCGGACGTCCCGGCCAGGGGGCGGCGGTGGACCTGGAGCGCGCCCCGACCGGGGCCCTGCGGTGGGAGCCGCAGCAAGGCTTCCTCGTCCACGCCAACCATTTTCTGGCCCCAGAGCGTCTGGGGCTCGTCCAGCCGCTCGCTGAGGAGCGGCACTCCACCTACCTCCGCCAGGCGCGGCTCACCGAACTCCTCGGCCACGCCGCCGCCCAAGGACCGATTGCTGCGGAGGCCCTGCAGGACTTCCTCCGCGATCACCTGGGCTTCCCCGACTCCGTATGCCGCCATCCGAGCCCGGCCTTCCCGGATCACGCCCAGTACCACACGGTCCTGTCGGTGATCATCGACCTCCACGCCCGCCGCCTGTGGCACACCGCCGGGCCTCCCTGCCGATCGGGCTACAGCGAGGTCGCGCTTGCGGAACCCTGA
- a CDS encoding ferrous iron transport protein A, producing the protein MSIDFCWRSLDALPPGQPGRVVAIGGGRGLALRLRSLGIRPGAVVRTVAQGPWRGPVLLEVDGCRVALGRGIARRIFVQPLP; encoded by the coding sequence ATGAGTATCGATTTTTGCTGGCGATCGCTGGACGCCCTCCCCCCCGGCCAGCCGGGGCGGGTGGTGGCCATCGGCGGCGGCCGGGGCCTCGCCCTGCGCTTGCGCAGCTTGGGCATCCGCCCCGGGGCAGTGGTGCGCACGGTGGCCCAGGGCCCCTGGCGGGGGCCGGTGCTCTTGGAGGTGGACGGATGCCGGGTCGCCCTCGGCCGCGGCATCGCCCGCCGGATCTTCGTCCAGCCTCTGCCGTGA
- the prfB gene encoding peptide chain release factor 2, translating into MERLRDLKEQLERLERRLNLDALRKRVAVIEADMARPGFWEDRAAAQGKVQELEAAKERLQEFRALVAELEEAEVLWQLAEEEGDEAAKAEAEGRLTALAEAVERARLQFLLSGPYDRNDCFLALNAGAGGTDAQDWTQLLLRMYTRFCERNGFQVRLVDETPGEEAGLKSATLEVRGRYAYGLLRGETGIHRLVRISPFDAARRRHTSFASVTVTPVVPEEDVDIAEEDIKIDSFRAGGPGGQHMQKNETAVRITHLPTGIVVSCQNERSQHQNKLTALRILRARLRALLEKEQAKKLEELRGELADIEWGHQIRSYVLQPYQLVKDHRTEVEVGNVESVLDGELWPFIWAWLESGKG; encoded by the coding sequence ATGGAGCGGCTGCGCGACCTCAAGGAGCAATTGGAGCGCCTGGAACGGCGGCTGAACCTGGACGCGTTGCGAAAGCGGGTGGCGGTGATCGAGGCGGACATGGCCCGCCCCGGGTTCTGGGAAGACCGGGCGGCCGCCCAGGGCAAGGTCCAGGAGCTGGAGGCGGCCAAGGAGCGGCTGCAGGAGTTCAGGGCGCTCGTGGCCGAGCTCGAGGAGGCCGAGGTCCTGTGGCAGCTGGCGGAAGAGGAAGGGGACGAGGCGGCCAAGGCCGAGGCGGAGGGGCGCCTCACCGCTCTCGCCGAGGCGGTGGAGCGGGCCCGGCTCCAGTTCCTCCTCAGCGGCCCGTACGACCGCAACGACTGCTTCCTCGCCCTCAACGCCGGGGCCGGGGGGACCGACGCCCAAGACTGGACGCAGTTGCTCCTCCGGATGTACACCCGATTTTGCGAACGCAATGGGTTCCAAGTACGGCTGGTGGACGAAACCCCTGGTGAGGAGGCCGGGCTCAAGTCGGCGACCCTGGAGGTGCGGGGGCGGTACGCGTACGGCCTCCTCCGGGGGGAGACCGGAATCCACCGCCTTGTGCGCATCTCCCCGTTCGATGCCGCCCGTCGCCGTCATACCTCGTTCGCCTCGGTCACCGTGACCCCGGTGGTCCCCGAGGAGGACGTGGACATCGCCGAGGAGGACATCAAAATCGATTCGTTCCGGGCCGGCGGCCCCGGCGGCCAGCACATGCAGAAGAACGAGACCGCGGTCCGGATCACCCACCTCCCCACGGGGATCGTCGTGTCCTGCCAAAACGAACGTTCCCAGCACCAGAATAAGCTGACCGCCCTCCGCATCCTGCGGGCGCGCCTGCGGGCCCTCCTGGAGAAGGAGCAGGCGAAGAAGCTCGAGGAACTGAGGGGGGAACTGGCCGACATCGAGTGGGGACACCAGATCCGGTCCTACGTGCTCCAGCCCTACCAGCTCGTCAAGGACCACCGCACCGAGGTCGAGGTGGGGAACGTCGAGAGCGTGCTGGACGGGGAGCTATGGCCGTTCATCTGGGCGTGGCTGGAGAGCGGTAAGGGCTAG
- a CDS encoding formylmethanofuran dehydrogenase subunit E family protein: MKWLALDPTVDPRELWELGARLHGHRGPFLAVGIRMGLLALRLLRSSGFTGIRAEAETGGKPPVSCLVDGLQIATGCTAGKGNLAVREGGRPAARFVSGDHAVRIALRDEVARALLDGGATEDQVEWILSAPVEELFTWESPPLS, from the coding sequence ATGAAGTGGCTTGCCCTCGATCCCACCGTCGACCCCCGCGAGCTCTGGGAACTCGGGGCCAGGCTTCACGGCCACCGGGGCCCGTTCTTGGCCGTGGGGATCCGGATGGGGCTTTTGGCCCTCCGGCTCCTCCGCTCTTCGGGGTTCACCGGGATCCGGGCGGAGGCCGAAACGGGGGGTAAGCCCCCGGTTTCCTGCCTTGTGGACGGCCTACAGATCGCGACCGGCTGCACCGCTGGGAAGGGGAACCTCGCGGTGCGGGAAGGGGGACGTCCGGCGGCCCGGTTCGTGAGCGGGGACCACGCGGTTCGCATCGCCCTGCGGGACGAGGTGGCGCGGGCCCTCCTCGATGGGGGGGCCACCGAGGACCAGGTGGAGTGGATCCTTTCTGCCCCTGTGGAGGAGCTGTTCACGTGGGAGAGCCCGCCCTTGAGCTGA
- a CDS encoding hemolysin III family protein, producing MRSPELPEYTEGEEIANAVTHAVGTGLSLAGLAALVSLAALRGGDPWRLASLSIYGTTLVLTHLASTLYHGFRDRRVKAFFRVVDHAAIYLLIAGTYTPFLVISLRGPWGWTLLGVVWAMAIAGVVFKSVFLGRLRKLSVVTYVVMGWLVVVASDQVLAHIPLGALALLLAGGVVYTLGIVFYAWKRVPFNHAIWHLMVLAGCMCHYFAIFLYLLPTR from the coding sequence ATGAGAAGCCCGGAGTTACCCGAGTACACGGAGGGCGAGGAGATCGCGAACGCGGTCACCCACGCGGTGGGGACGGGCCTCAGCCTCGCCGGCCTCGCCGCCCTCGTGAGCCTGGCCGCCCTGCGCGGGGGCGACCCCTGGCGCCTCGCGAGCCTCAGCATCTACGGGACGACCCTCGTCCTCACCCACCTCGCGTCCACGCTGTACCACGGCTTCCGCGACCGCAGGGTGAAGGCGTTCTTCCGCGTGGTGGATCACGCCGCGATCTACCTTCTCATCGCCGGTACGTACACGCCGTTCCTGGTGATCAGCCTGCGCGGGCCGTGGGGTTGGACGCTCCTTGGGGTGGTGTGGGCGATGGCCATCGCCGGTGTCGTGTTCAAGTCGGTCTTTCTCGGGCGGCTGCGCAAGCTCTCGGTGGTCACGTACGTGGTGATGGGCTGGCTGGTGGTCGTGGCTTCTGATCAGGTGCTCGCCCACATTCCATTGGGGGCGCTCGCGCTCCTGCTTGCCGGCGGCGTCGTATACACGTTGGGGATCGTGTTCTATGCTTGGAAACGTGTCCCGTTCAACCACGCGATCTGGCACCTCATGGTGCTCGCTGGCTGCATGTGCCACTACTTCGCGATCTTCCTCTATCTTTTGCCCACCCGCTGA
- a CDS encoding metal ABC transporter ATP-binding protein — MGEPALELRDVAAAYAGADRPAIIGVSLTLGQGELGVVVGPNGAGKTTLLEVILGLLPYQAGSVRVFGAEVRAAGPALRRRVAYLPQDLVFPPDTPYLTRDVVMMGRFGRLRPWQRLPRRDQERAREALTAFGLADKAGWPIGHLSGGQQRKALLARAFAKEAALLLLDEPFSSLDPAARADLAQAILALRGEGMTVLAVLHEDVLLSEADRAFLMREGKLSELSSLPFCLEELWERPLPCGA; from the coding sequence GTGGGAGAGCCCGCCCTTGAGCTGAGGGACGTTGCGGCGGCCTACGCCGGGGCGGACCGGCCCGCCATCATCGGTGTCTCCTTGACCCTGGGGCAGGGGGAACTCGGCGTGGTGGTGGGCCCGAACGGGGCGGGCAAGACCACGTTGCTCGAGGTGATCCTGGGCCTCCTCCCCTATCAGGCCGGATCGGTGCGCGTGTTCGGGGCCGAGGTAAGGGCCGCCGGCCCGGCCCTGCGGCGCCGCGTCGCCTACCTCCCCCAGGACCTGGTCTTCCCCCCGGACACCCCTTACCTCACCCGGGACGTGGTCATGATGGGCCGGTTCGGCCGCCTCCGCCCCTGGCAGCGCCTGCCGCGCCGGGACCAGGAGCGCGCCCGCGAGGCCTTGACCGCATTCGGCCTCGCGGACAAGGCAGGCTGGCCCATCGGCCACCTCTCCGGGGGGCAGCAGCGCAAGGCCCTCCTCGCCCGGGCGTTCGCGAAGGAGGCAGCTCTGTTGCTTCTGGACGAGCCGTTTTCCTCATTGGACCCCGCGGCCCGGGCCGACCTCGCCCAGGCCATCCTCGCCCTCCGGGGGGAGGGGATGACCGTGCTCGCCGTCCTGCACGAGGACGTCCTCCTCTCCGAGGCCGATCGGGCCTTCCTCATGCGAGAGGGGAAGCTTTCCGAGCTTTCTTCCCTCCCTTTCTGCCTGGAGGAGCTTTGGGAGCGGCCCCTGCCATGTGGGGCTTGA